The genomic interval AGGTCGGGCATCTGGTGCGCGAACTGCAGCGGCGCAACCTGCGTTACGGGATCGTCACCATGTGCGTGGGGGGCGGGATGGGGGCGACCGGGCTGTTCGAGGCGGTGCGCTGAGCTGAGCGATTGAATCTGCCTGCGGCGACCCGACGGGCTCCCTCGCCAAAGAGGCCTATGCGGATTGCAGTTGCATTCGCGCAATGTAGGCGCGGATCTCCTGCTGCGCCTTCTCCAGGCTGTCGAACGGCCCTTCGAGGGTGTTTTCCCGGGTGCTGAAGAACAGTTCGCCGTTGACCCGGCACAGCCGGTCGCTGCGAAAGTGCATGGCGGGTGCCGGATCCTGGACGCGCATGCCGTACATGGTGGGTCTCCTGGAGGGGGCGCTGGAAGGATCCGATGAGCTTATGCCTGAAGCACTTGGCGCGCCCGCCGAGCCGATCAACGGGCGTGCGTCAATATTGCGCTGCGACCTGCACAGTTCCGTTTGCGGCCTGACCCCAACTGTCCCTGTGTCGCGCCGGCCGCCGCGCCTAGAATGAGCGCACTCGTCAGTCGCATTCGGGGTACTCATGCACATTTCATCGGGCCGTTGGGTGTACGGCATGTTCCTGGCCTTGCTGACCGCGTTCCTGTGGGGAATCCTGCCGATCAAGCTCAAGCAGGTGCTGGTGGCGATGGATCCGGTCACGGTGACCTGGTTCCGCCTGCTGGTCTCCGGCGGTTGCCTGTTCGTCTACCTGGCGGCCACCCGGCGCCTGCCCAGCCGCAAGGCGCTCGGGCCCAAGGGCGGCTGGCTGGTGCTGATGGCGGTGCTCGGGCTGGTGGGCAACTACGTGCTGTACCTGATGGGCCTGAACCTGCTCAGTCCGGGCACGGCGCAGCTGGTGGTGCAGATGGGGCCGATCATGCTGCTGATCGCCAGCCTCTTCGTGTTCAAGGAGCGCTTCAGCATCGGCCAGGGCATCGGCCTGGCGGTGCTGCTGATCGGTTTTGCGCTGTTTTTCAACCAGCGCCTGGCGGAGCTGCTGACGTCATTGTCCGACTACACCGCCGGCGTCCTGCTGGTGCTGCTGGCCTCGACCGTGTGGACGTTCTACGCGCTGGG from Pseudomonas ekonensis carries:
- a CDS encoding DUF6316 family protein, with the translated sequence MYGMRVQDPAPAMHFRSDRLCRVNGELFFSTRENTLEGPFDSLEKAQQEIRAYIARMQLQSA
- a CDS encoding DMT family transporter, giving the protein MHISSGRWVYGMFLALLTAFLWGILPIKLKQVLVAMDPVTVTWFRLLVSGGCLFVYLAATRRLPSRKALGPKGGWLVLMAVLGLVGNYVLYLMGLNLLSPGTAQLVVQMGPIMLLIASLFVFKERFSIGQGIGLAVLLIGFALFFNQRLAELLTSLSDYTAGVLLVLLASTVWTFYALGQKQLLTVWNSLQVMMVIYLFCALLLTPWVHPLEALSLSPLQGWLLLACCMNTLIAYGAFAEALAHWEASRVSATLAITPLVTFGAVAVAAWWWPDYVHAEQINLLAYGGAVLVVLGSALVALGPSLIAGLKARRAKVVPG